A part of Tardiphaga sp. vice304 genomic DNA contains:
- a CDS encoding metal ABC transporter permease, with protein sequence MIYDTLIAPFVDFEFMRRALAGVVALALGGAPVGVFLMLRRMSLVGDAMAHAILPGAAMGFLVSGLNLFAMTFGGLIAGFSVALLAGLVSRVTEIKEDASLAAFYLVSLALGVTIVSMNGTNIDLLHVLFGNILAMDDQTLLVIAFNATITLVVMAVIYRPLVIECVDPVFLRTVSRAGAPAHLAFLALVVINLVNGFHALGTLLAVGLMVLPAGIARFWSRDITGMMLIAVASAMLSGYLGLVLSFQTKVPSGPAVILVAAALYVFSVLFGSVSGLVRQLFPGRHLEA encoded by the coding sequence ATGATCTATGACACGCTGATCGCGCCCTTCGTCGATTTCGAATTCATGCGTCGCGCGCTGGCCGGCGTGGTGGCGCTGGCGCTCGGCGGCGCGCCGGTCGGCGTATTCCTGATGCTGCGAAGGATGAGCCTCGTCGGCGATGCCATGGCGCATGCGATCCTGCCGGGCGCCGCGATGGGCTTTCTGGTCTCCGGCCTCAATCTGTTTGCAATGACCTTTGGCGGGCTGATTGCCGGCTTCTCGGTGGCGCTGCTGGCGGGCCTCGTCTCGCGCGTGACGGAGATCAAGGAGGACGCCTCGCTGGCGGCGTTCTATCTGGTGTCGCTGGCGCTGGGCGTCACCATCGTCTCGATGAACGGCACCAATATTGATCTGCTGCATGTGCTGTTCGGCAATATTCTCGCGATGGACGACCAGACGCTGCTGGTGATTGCGTTCAACGCCACCATCACGCTGGTGGTGATGGCGGTGATCTATCGCCCGCTGGTCATCGAATGCGTCGACCCGGTGTTTCTGCGCACGGTGAGTCGCGCCGGGGCGCCGGCGCATCTGGCCTTTCTCGCGCTCGTCGTCATCAACCTGGTCAACGGCTTCCACGCGCTCGGCACGCTGCTGGCCGTCGGGCTGATGGTGCTGCCGGCGGGCATCGCGCGGTTCTGGTCGCGCGACATCACCGGCATGATGCTGATCGCGGTGGCGAGCGCGATGCTGTCGGGCTATCTCGGCCTGGTGCTGTCGTTCCAGACCAAGGTGCCGTCCGGCCCGGCAGTGATTCTGGTCGCCGCGGCGCTCTATGTATTCTCGGTGCTGTTCGGCAGCGTCAGCGGACTCGTGCGACAACTGTTCCCCGGCCGGCATCTGGAAGCGTAG
- a CDS encoding CobW family GTP-binding protein, producing MSETTAAKIPVTVLTGYLGAGKTTLLNRILSENHGKKYAVIVNEFGEIGIDNDLIIGADEEVFEMNNGCVCCTVRGDLVRILDGLMKRKGKFDAIILETTGLADPAPVAQTFFVDEDVQLHTRLDAVVTVADAKWLSERLKDAPEAKNQIAFADVIVLNKIDLVSKPELAEVEARIRAINPYAKLHRTERAQVKLSDVLEQGAFDLDRILEIEPEFLEAGDAHDHDHHGHDHHHGHDHGGVKHYHDEDMQSLSLRTDKALDPTTFLPWLQGLVAAEGGKMLRSKGIVSFVNDAERYVFQGVHMMLEGDHQRPWKDGEKRESRLVFIGRDLPEQAIRDGFANVIPA from the coding sequence ATGTCTGAAACGACCGCCGCCAAAATTCCCGTGACCGTGCTGACCGGCTATCTCGGCGCCGGCAAGACCACGCTCTTGAACCGCATCCTGTCGGAAAACCACGGCAAGAAATACGCCGTCATCGTCAACGAGTTCGGCGAGATCGGCATCGACAATGATCTGATCATCGGCGCCGACGAAGAAGTGTTCGAGATGAACAACGGCTGCGTCTGCTGCACCGTGCGCGGCGACCTGGTGCGCATCCTCGACGGTCTGATGAAGCGCAAGGGCAAGTTCGACGCCATCATCCTGGAGACCACCGGCCTCGCCGATCCCGCCCCCGTCGCGCAGACCTTCTTCGTCGACGAGGACGTGCAACTGCACACCCGCCTCGACGCGGTGGTGACGGTGGCCGATGCCAAATGGCTGAGTGAGCGGCTCAAGGACGCGCCGGAGGCCAAGAACCAGATCGCCTTCGCCGACGTCATCGTGCTCAACAAGATCGATCTGGTGTCGAAGCCCGAGCTCGCCGAAGTCGAGGCCCGCATCCGCGCCATCAACCCCTACGCCAAGCTGCATCGCACCGAGCGCGCGCAGGTCAAGCTGTCCGACGTGCTGGAGCAGGGCGCCTTCGATCTCGACCGCATCCTCGAAATCGAGCCGGAGTTTCTCGAAGCCGGCGACGCGCATGACCATGATCATCATGGCCACGACCATCACCACGGCCACGATCATGGCGGCGTGAAGCACTATCACGACGAGGACATGCAATCGCTGTCGCTGCGCACCGACAAGGCGCTCGACCCGACCACCTTCCTGCCCTGGCTGCAGGGCCTGGTGGCGGCGGAGGGCGGTAAGATGTTGCGCTCCAAAGGCATCGTTTCCTTCGTCAACGATGCCGAGCGATACGTCTTCCAGGGCGTCCACATGATGCTGGAAGGCGACCACCAGCGACCATGGAAGGACGGCGAGAAGCGCGAAAGCCGCCTCGTCTTCATCGGGCGCGACCTGCCCGAGCAGGCGATCCGCGACGGCTTCGCCAACGTGATCCCGGCCTGA
- a CDS encoding metal ABC transporter substrate-binding protein: MRRLGISTIVTLALFLASVTAPFAQQKIDVVASFSILGDLVKNVGGDRVNVAILVGPNGDTHVYTPSPQDARKITDAKLVVVNGLGFEGWLPRLVKSAGGQAVIVTASDGIAERDINNKADPHAWQSVINVKGYVSNIREALVAVDPSGAAAYRANTTAYLAKLDTLDAEVRSAVAAIPVARRQVISSHDAFGYLSDEYGIAFVAPQGVSTDSEPSAQDLAKIITQIKTAKIPAVFLENISDPRLMRRIAADTGAKIGGTLYSDSLTAENGDAPTYIDMVRHNIKALTSTLN, translated from the coding sequence ATGCGGCGTCTCGGTATATCGACGATTGTGACTCTGGCGCTTTTTCTCGCGTCGGTTACCGCTCCGTTCGCGCAGCAAAAAATCGATGTCGTCGCCAGTTTCTCGATCCTCGGCGATCTCGTCAAAAACGTCGGTGGCGACCGCGTCAACGTCGCTATCTTGGTCGGTCCCAACGGCGACACGCACGTCTATACGCCGTCGCCGCAGGACGCCAGGAAGATCACCGATGCCAAACTCGTTGTCGTCAACGGGCTGGGTTTTGAAGGCTGGCTGCCGCGACTGGTGAAATCCGCCGGCGGGCAGGCGGTGATCGTTACGGCCTCCGACGGCATCGCCGAGCGCGACATCAACAACAAGGCCGATCCGCATGCCTGGCAGTCCGTGATCAATGTGAAGGGTTATGTCAGCAATATCCGCGAGGCGCTGGTCGCCGTCGATCCTTCGGGCGCCGCGGCGTACCGGGCCAACACAACGGCCTATCTGGCGAAACTCGATACACTCGATGCCGAGGTCCGGTCGGCCGTGGCGGCGATTCCCGTTGCCCGCCGACAGGTCATCTCCAGCCATGACGCATTCGGCTATCTCTCTGACGAGTACGGCATCGCGTTCGTGGCGCCACAGGGCGTTTCGACCGATTCCGAGCCCAGCGCGCAGGATCTGGCGAAGATCATCACCCAGATCAAAACCGCCAAAATCCCCGCGGTGTTCCTCGAAAACATCAGCGACCCCCGCTTGATGCGCCGGATCGCCGCCGACACCGGCGCGAAGATCGGCGGAACGCTGTATTCCGACAGCCTGACCGCGGAAAACGGCGACGCGCCCACTTACATTGATATGGTCAGGCACAATATAAAGGCGCTGACGAGCACGCTGAACTAG
- a CDS encoding metal ABC transporter ATP-binding protein, translating into MAAELTFSDVTLGYDRHPAVHHLTGEIAAGALLAVVGPNGAGKSTLFRGIVGILKPLAGSIGLGQLNPREIAYLPQSVDIDRSFPISVFDFVGTGLWRSTGLFGGLGKKAQQQIGQALGAVGLTGFENRTIGTLSGGQTQRMLFARVLLQDARVIVLDEPFNAIDAKTSADLIGLVRHWHAERRTVLAALHDMDLVRDNFPETLLLARGAVAWGPTAQVLTAENQLEARRMCEAFDDGASACVVDAARPRAA; encoded by the coding sequence ATGGCCGCGGAACTGACCTTTTCCGATGTCACGTTGGGCTATGACCGCCACCCGGCGGTGCACCATCTGACCGGTGAAATCGCGGCGGGTGCACTGCTGGCGGTCGTCGGGCCGAACGGCGCCGGCAAATCGACGCTGTTTCGCGGCATTGTCGGCATTCTCAAGCCGCTGGCCGGCAGCATCGGGCTGGGCCAGCTCAACCCGCGCGAGATCGCCTATCTGCCGCAGAGCGTCGATATCGACCGCAGCTTTCCGATCTCGGTATTCGACTTCGTCGGCACCGGCCTGTGGCGCTCGACCGGCCTGTTCGGTGGCCTCGGCAAAAAAGCGCAGCAGCAGATCGGCCAGGCGCTCGGCGCGGTCGGTCTCACCGGCTTCGAGAACCGCACCATCGGGACTTTGTCCGGCGGCCAGACGCAGCGCATGCTGTTCGCCCGCGTGCTGCTGCAGGATGCCCGCGTCATCGTGCTCGACGAGCCATTCAATGCGATCGACGCCAAGACCTCGGCCGACCTGATCGGGCTTGTCAGGCATTGGCACGCCGAACGGCGCACCGTGCTGGCGGCGCTGCACGACATGGATCTGGTGCGCGACAATTTTCCGGAGACGCTGCTGCTGGCGCGCGGCGCAGTGGCGTGGGGGCCGACCGCCCAGGTGTTGACGGCGGAGAACCAGCTCGAAGCGCGCCGCATGTGCGAGGCATTCGATGACGGCGCCTCCGCCTGTGTGGTCGATGCAGCCCGGCCGCGGGCCGCGTGA
- a CDS encoding DUF2147 domain-containing protein, producing MAFRSALSLALLGALLAVPAATAQAVNEATGLWQTQAGDARVRVSKCGGAICATVASLRDKLDPQTGKPAIDDKNPDPAKATRSIIGIHLFIDMRPTAPGRWSGQIYNADDGKTYTSNISLAGSDTLRVEGCVGAFCGGENWSRVGK from the coding sequence ATGGCCTTTCGTTCCGCCCTCTCGCTCGCGCTGCTCGGCGCGCTGCTTGCTGTCCCTGCGGCCACAGCTCAGGCTGTCAATGAAGCCACCGGCCTTTGGCAGACCCAGGCCGGCGACGCGCGCGTGCGCGTCAGCAAATGCGGCGGCGCCATCTGCGCGACGGTGGCCTCGTTGCGCGACAAGCTTGACCCCCAGACAGGAAAGCCGGCGATCGACGACAAGAACCCCGATCCCGCCAAGGCGACGCGCTCGATCATCGGCATCCATCTGTTCATCGACATGCGCCCCACAGCGCCGGGCCGCTGGTCGGGCCAGATCTACAATGCCGACGACGGCAAGACCTACACCAGCAACATTTCGCTGGCCGGTTCCGACACCCTCAGGGTCGAAGGCTGCGTCGGCGCCTTCTGCGGCGGCGAAAACTGGAGCCGGGTGGGAAAGTAA
- a CDS encoding TAXI family TRAP transporter solute-binding subunit — protein sequence MDASVKPTKPFEMPSQRARGRRRAARTFALFVAASALLLIGLAGTAAYLITRPETLRIAVGPAGSDDVRFMQSVVQTFARDRDHVRLTLTPTDGPTASLALLRDHKADLAVARGDLPMPADTQAVAILRKNFVVLWSVPRAEDGKSKKPVNVIKKLENLPGHRVAIIGKSPANPALLKLVLAEAGIASDKIELVQYGIGEIDQMARERKNDVFMAVGTLSSRITTEAIAVTAKLRGEPHFLGIDVSDSIAQKHPTFESAEIPGSTFSSSPARPDDKIDTIAVGHLIVAPKSLNESTVTALTRQLFVARPNLLRELPGVATLEKPDTDKDAAIPAHRGAAAYIDGTDRTFLERYSDFLWAGLLLLSGLGSAGAWLRSYLKRHERNNYLASRDRVLEMIGAARQAVSAEQLRTMQNEVDEVLRETLDCFEDGAIEEAALLAFGLVLEQFHFAVSDRRDVLAGADAA from the coding sequence ATGGATGCCTCCGTTAAGCCGACCAAACCGTTCGAGATGCCGTCGCAGCGTGCGCGCGGGCGGCGCCGGGCTGCGCGAACCTTCGCTTTGTTCGTCGCAGCCAGTGCGCTGCTGCTGATCGGGCTGGCCGGAACCGCGGCCTATCTGATCACGCGGCCGGAGACCCTGCGGATCGCGGTTGGCCCCGCCGGCAGCGACGACGTCCGCTTCATGCAGAGCGTCGTGCAGACCTTCGCGCGCGACCGCGACCATGTTCGGCTGACGCTGACGCCGACCGACGGTCCCACGGCCAGCCTGGCCCTGTTGCGCGACCACAAGGCCGACCTGGCCGTGGCCCGCGGCGACCTTCCGATGCCCGCCGACACCCAGGCTGTCGCGATCCTGCGCAAGAATTTCGTGGTGCTGTGGTCCGTGCCCCGCGCGGAAGACGGCAAGTCGAAGAAACCCGTAAACGTCATCAAGAAACTGGAGAATTTGCCGGGACATCGCGTCGCGATCATCGGCAAGTCGCCGGCCAATCCCGCGCTGTTGAAACTGGTGCTGGCCGAGGCAGGCATTGCCTCCGACAAAATCGAGCTGGTGCAATATGGTATCGGCGAAATCGACCAGATGGCGCGCGAGCGCAAGAACGACGTCTTTATGGCGGTCGGCACGCTCAGCAGCAGAATTACGACCGAAGCCATCGCTGTCACCGCCAAGCTACGCGGCGAGCCGCACTTCCTCGGTATCGACGTGTCGGACTCGATCGCGCAGAAGCATCCGACCTTTGAATCCGCGGAAATTCCCGGCAGCACGTTCAGTTCCTCGCCGGCACGGCCGGACGACAAGATCGACACCATCGCCGTCGGCCATCTCATCGTCGCCCCGAAATCGCTCAACGAGTCCACTGTCACGGCGCTGACCCGCCAGTTGTTCGTGGCGCGCCCCAATCTGCTGCGTGAACTGCCCGGCGTGGCGACGCTGGAAAAGCCCGATACGGACAAGGACGCCGCGATCCCAGCGCACCGCGGCGCCGCGGCCTATATCGACGGCACCGATCGCACCTTCCTGGAACGCTACAGCGACTTCTTGTGGGCGGGGCTGTTGCTGCTGTCGGGCCTCGGCTCCGCCGGTGCCTGGCTGCGCAGCTATTTGAAGCGGCACGAGCGCAACAATTACCTCGCCTCGCGCGACCGGGTGCTGGAAATGATCGGCGCCGCACGCCAGGCTGTCAGCGCCGAGCAATTGCGGACGATGCAGAACGAAGTCGATGAGGTATTGCGCGAAACGCTGGACTGCTTCGAGGACGGCGCAATCGAGGAAGCCGCCCTGCTGGCGTTCGGGCTGGTGCTCGAACAGTTCCACTTCGCCGTCAGCGACCGCCGCGACGTGCTGGCGGGTGCGGACGCCGCGTAA
- a CDS encoding MFS transporter: MTEAQLSTYQRWSILAGAAVLLSLAMGMRQSFGLFQPAILHDTAITTADFSLATALQNVIWGVSQPFVGAFADRYGSRYVMLTGVFIYAAGLLLMMAATTALVFTLGAGLCIGLALSCTASSIAMTVSSRSVSAAKRSVTMGAVSAAGSLGLVIASPLAQTLITTAGWQMALIGFLGLVAVMLPAALFAGRSDKIEVAKSSEAAQTLGAAVQSALGHSGFVVMALSFFVCGLQLVFITTHLPNYLAICGLDPSLGATALALVGAFNVIGSYVCGWLGGKYPKQILLGGIYIIRSLALAAYFYFPASAASTMVFAAVMGSLWLGVVPLVNGLVAQLFGLRFMATLTGIAFLSHQAGSFIGAWGGGVIYAQLGSYDRAWQAAVVVGLIAGCFQMLMNVRPPVRRETLDAMPSAA, from the coding sequence ATGACAGAGGCCCAACTCAGCACCTATCAGCGCTGGTCGATTCTGGCCGGCGCCGCCGTGTTGCTCAGCCTCGCGATGGGTATGCGGCAGAGTTTCGGTCTGTTCCAGCCCGCGATTCTGCACGACACCGCCATCACCACGGCCGATTTCTCGCTGGCCACCGCCCTGCAGAACGTGATCTGGGGCGTGTCGCAGCCTTTCGTCGGTGCCTTCGCCGATCGCTACGGCAGCCGCTACGTCATGCTGACCGGCGTCTTCATCTATGCCGCGGGCCTGCTGCTGATGATGGCGGCGACCACGGCGCTGGTGTTCACGCTCGGTGCCGGCCTGTGCATCGGTCTGGCGCTGTCCTGCACGGCCTCGAGCATTGCCATGACGGTGTCGTCGCGCAGCGTGTCGGCCGCCAAGCGCAGCGTGACGATGGGCGCGGTGTCGGCGGCGGGCTCGCTCGGCCTGGTGATCGCCTCGCCGCTGGCGCAGACGCTGATCACCACCGCGGGCTGGCAGATGGCGCTGATCGGATTTCTCGGCCTGGTCGCGGTGATGCTGCCGGCCGCCCTGTTTGCCGGGCGATCCGACAAGATCGAGGTGGCAAAATCCAGTGAAGCCGCGCAGACGCTGGGCGCCGCGGTGCAATCGGCGCTCGGCCATTCCGGCTTCGTGGTGATGGCGCTGTCGTTCTTCGTCTGCGGCCTGCAACTCGTCTTCATCACCACGCATCTGCCGAACTATCTGGCGATTTGCGGCCTCGATCCTTCGCTCGGCGCCACCGCGCTGGCGCTGGTCGGAGCCTTCAACGTGATCGGCTCCTATGTATGTGGCTGGCTCGGCGGAAAATATCCTAAGCAAATTCTGCTGGGCGGCATCTACATCATCCGCTCGCTGGCGCTGGCGGCTTATTTCTATTTTCCGGCCTCGGCGGCTTCGACCATGGTGTTCGCCGCGGTGATGGGATCGCTCTGGCTCGGCGTGGTGCCGCTGGTCAACGGGCTGGTCGCGCAGCTATTCGGGTTGCGCTTCATGGCGACCCTGACCGGCATCGCCTTTCTCAGCCATCAGGCCGGCTCCTTCATCGGCGCCTGGGGCGGCGGCGTGATCTATGCGCAGCTCGGCAGCTATGACCGGGCGTGGCAGGCCGCGGTGGTGGTCGGCCTGATCGCCGGCTGCTTCCAGATGCTGATGAACGTGCGCCCTCCGGTGCGCCGCGAGACGCTGGATGCGATGCCCAGCGCGGCATAA
- a CDS encoding GNAT family N-acetyltransferase produces MGVEIEILTGHSSWPSVQPLFEAVWPPEVVEKLSWRHIALAPADLRVLVESDEQLVCHVGITRREGTWDGRKVRIGGIGGVATHPDFRRRGFASVALNAALATLKDERATDFAMLFCEPQLSGFFTSRGWKPFTGEVFAEQTSGRARFDTLLPFVFYLKRAPHTGEIDLGGLPW; encoded by the coding sequence ATGGGCGTCGAGATCGAGATTCTGACCGGCCATTCGTCATGGCCAAGCGTGCAGCCGTTATTCGAGGCGGTGTGGCCGCCGGAGGTCGTCGAAAAACTGTCGTGGCGCCACATCGCGCTGGCTCCGGCCGACCTTCGGGTCCTGGTGGAGTCCGACGAGCAACTGGTCTGCCACGTCGGCATCACCCGCCGCGAGGGTACCTGGGACGGCCGCAAGGTGCGTATCGGCGGCATCGGAGGCGTCGCGACGCATCCCGATTTCCGGCGCCGCGGCTTTGCCAGCGTCGCGCTCAATGCCGCCTTGGCGACTTTGAAAGACGAACGCGCCACCGATTTCGCGATGTTGTTCTGCGAACCGCAGCTCAGCGGTTTCTTCACCAGCCGGGGCTGGAAACCGTTTACCGGCGAGGTGTTCGCGGAACAGACCAGCGGGCGCGCGCGCTTCGACACGCTGCTACCGTTCGTGTTCTATCTCAAGCGAGCGCCGCATACGGGCGAGATCGACCTCGGCGGCCTGCCGTGGTGA
- a CDS encoding DUF3095 domain-containing protein: MSSGEDFYGRIPVFRGFADLMDPALYLPLPDDWIIGLADIVQSTRAIEQQRYKAVNMAGAAVIAAVTNALDGREFPFVFGGDGASFAVAPGDVGRAHEALAATARWVQDDLDLMMRVAVVPVTAVRAQGLDVRVARFGPSPNVSYAMFTGGGLGWAEVAMKRGEFAVPMAAVGAVPDLSGLSCRFEEIPAARGLILSVLVVPRVGIAESAFRAVIEDVIALVERSPDAGRPVPAGGPMIKWPPAGLDFEIRTQRGSWLMNRVTVLGRTLLAYIVMRYGISVGGFVPKTYVEQLVENSDFRKYDDGLRMILDCTPDLEKALEQRLVAAASAGTVRYGLHRQDAAMMTCFTPSALRSDHVHFIDGARGGYASATMALKAMMSS, encoded by the coding sequence ATGAGCAGCGGCGAGGATTTCTACGGCCGCATTCCGGTATTCCGCGGCTTTGCAGACCTGATGGACCCGGCGCTGTATTTACCGTTGCCGGACGACTGGATCATCGGTCTGGCCGATATCGTGCAATCCACCCGCGCCATCGAGCAGCAGCGCTACAAGGCCGTCAACATGGCGGGTGCGGCGGTGATCGCGGCCGTCACCAACGCGCTGGACGGCCGCGAATTCCCGTTCGTGTTCGGCGGCGACGGGGCCAGCTTCGCGGTGGCGCCCGGCGATGTCGGGCGCGCCCACGAGGCGCTGGCGGCGACGGCGCGCTGGGTGCAGGACGATCTCGATCTGATGATGCGGGTGGCCGTGGTGCCGGTGACGGCGGTGCGCGCGCAGGGGCTCGATGTCCGGGTGGCGCGCTTCGGGCCCTCGCCGAACGTCTCCTACGCGATGTTCACCGGTGGCGGGCTCGGCTGGGCCGAGGTGGCGATGAAGCGCGGCGAGTTCGCGGTGCCTATGGCTGCTGTGGGCGCGGTGCCGGACCTATCCGGGCTGTCGTGCCGCTTCGAGGAAATTCCGGCGGCACGCGGACTTATTCTGTCGGTGCTGGTGGTGCCGCGCGTGGGCATCGCCGAAAGCGCGTTCCGGGCAGTGATCGAAGACGTCATTGCGCTGGTGGAGCGCAGCCCCGACGCCGGGCGGCCGGTGCCGGCCGGCGGCCCCATGATTAAATGGCCGCCTGCCGGGCTCGATTTCGAGATCCGCACGCAGCGCGGCTCGTGGCTGATGAATCGCGTCACCGTGCTCGGTCGCACGCTGCTGGCCTATATCGTGATGCGTTATGGCATCAGCGTAGGCGGCTTCGTGCCAAAGACCTATGTCGAGCAACTGGTGGAGAATTCCGACTTCCGCAAATATGACGACGGGTTGCGGATGATCCTGGATTGCACGCCGGATCTGGAGAAAGCGCTGGAGCAGCGGCTGGTCGCGGCGGCTTCCGCCGGCACCGTCCGCTACGGCCTGCACCGCCAGGACGCGGCGATGATGACCTGCTTCACGCCCTCGGCGCTGCGCAGTGACCACGTTCACTTCATCGACGGTGCCCGCGGCGGCTACGCCTCCGCGACAATGGCGCTGAAGGCGATGATGTCGTCGTAG
- a CDS encoding superoxide dismutase, whose translation MTFTLPELPYAYDALAPYMSKETLEFHHDKHHQAYVTNGNNLLKGTEFEGKPLEEIVKGSFGKNAPLFNNAGQHYNHLHFWSWMKPNGGGDKLPGRLEKKITEDLGGLEKFKTDFAAAGVGQFGSGWAWLSVKNGKLEISKTANGESPLVHGATPILGVDVWEHSYYIDYRNRRPDYLKAFVDSLVNWDYVDELYGKTGA comes from the coding sequence ATGACCTTCACGCTTCCCGAACTGCCCTACGCCTATGACGCGCTCGCGCCTTATATGTCGAAGGAAACGCTGGAATTCCATCACGACAAGCACCATCAGGCTTACGTGACCAATGGCAACAACCTGCTCAAGGGCACCGAATTCGAAGGCAAGCCCCTCGAAGAGATCGTCAAGGGTTCGTTCGGCAAGAATGCCCCGCTCTTCAACAATGCTGGCCAGCACTACAATCATCTGCATTTCTGGAGCTGGATGAAGCCGAACGGCGGCGGCGATAAGCTGCCCGGCCGTCTCGAGAAGAAGATCACCGAGGATCTCGGCGGTCTCGAGAAGTTCAAGACCGACTTCGCCGCCGCAGGCGTCGGCCAGTTCGGCTCCGGCTGGGCTTGGCTCTCGGTCAAGAACGGCAAGCTGGAAATCTCCAAGACCGCGAACGGCGAAAGCCCGCTGGTCCACGGCGCGACCCCGATCCTCGGCGTCGACGTCTGGGAGCACTCCTACTACATCGACTACCGCAACCGCCGCCCGGACTATTTGAAGGCGTTCGTGGATTCGCTGGTCAATTGGGACTATGTCGACGAATTGTACGGCAAGACCGGCGCGTAA
- the crcB gene encoding fluoride efflux transporter CrcB, producing the protein MSKRKLVGETMLNYVLVFVGGGLGSTLRHTVNMAAGRALGTAFPWGTFLINITGSTIMGLIAGYLAFKGEASQPWRLFLMTGILGGYTTFSAFSLDAALLYERGETMMALLYVLGSVVLAIAGLFAGLALVRHFA; encoded by the coding sequence ATGAGCAAGCGGAAATTGGTTGGTGAGACCATGCTGAATTACGTTCTGGTTTTTGTCGGCGGCGGGCTCGGCTCGACCTTGCGCCACACCGTCAATATGGCCGCCGGCCGCGCCCTCGGCACCGCGTTTCCCTGGGGTACCTTCCTGATCAACATCACCGGCTCGACCATCATGGGGCTGATCGCCGGCTACCTCGCCTTCAAGGGCGAGGCGTCGCAGCCGTGGCGGCTGTTCCTGATGACCGGTATCCTCGGCGGCTACACCACCTTCTCGGCGTTTTCGCTGGATGCCGCGCTGCTGTACGAGCGCGGCGAGACGATGATGGCGCTGCTCTACGTACTGGGCTCGGTGGTGTTGGCAATTGCCGGCCTGTTCGCCGGTCTTGCCCTAGTCCGGCATTTCGCTTGA
- a CDS encoding WD40 repeat domain-containing protein, producing the protein MSDFDPLQEQASIVSVTDRVRPVTIDGAVVAVHFLGDKAAFVGAEENVWLVDELGQRAVAVHNGGILCTAADDQRLLIGGDDGKLVELNRNGDVTLLATDAKRRWIDNVALHPDGAVAWSAGKTAFVRSAKGEVKSLDVPSTVGGVAFAPKGLRLGIAHYNGVTLWFPNMAAKPEVLEWAGSHLAVTFSPDNKFLVTAMHEPALHGWRLADSKHMRMTGYPARVRSVSWSAGGKGLATSGADSVIVWPFASKDGPMGKEPGMLAPLKAKVTMVACHPKQDILACGYSDGTILMVRMTDGAEILVRANKGEPVTALAWNAKGTLLAFADQTGDAGLLEI; encoded by the coding sequence ATGTCCGACTTCGATCCGCTGCAGGAGCAGGCATCCATCGTCTCGGTCACCGACCGCGTGCGCCCGGTCACGATCGACGGCGCAGTCGTCGCCGTGCATTTTCTCGGCGACAAGGCGGCGTTCGTCGGTGCGGAAGAGAATGTCTGGCTGGTCGATGAGCTCGGCCAGCGCGCCGTCGCTGTGCATAATGGTGGCATCCTGTGCACCGCCGCCGACGACCAGCGCCTGCTGATCGGCGGCGACGACGGCAAGCTCGTCGAACTGAACCGCAACGGCGACGTCACGCTGCTCGCGACCGACGCCAAGCGGCGCTGGATTGACAATGTCGCTTTGCATCCCGACGGCGCGGTGGCGTGGTCGGCCGGCAAGACCGCCTTCGTCCGCAGCGCCAAGGGCGAGGTGAAGTCGCTCGACGTGCCCTCCACCGTCGGCGGCGTGGCGTTTGCGCCGAAGGGGCTGCGGCTCGGCATCGCGCATTACAACGGCGTGACGCTGTGGTTTCCCAACATGGCGGCAAAGCCCGAAGTGCTGGAATGGGCGGGGTCGCATCTGGCGGTCACCTTCAGCCCGGACAACAAGTTTCTGGTCACCGCGATGCATGAGCCGGCGCTGCACGGCTGGCGGCTGGCCGACAGCAAGCACATGCGAATGACCGGCTACCCCGCGCGGGTGCGCTCGGTGTCGTGGAGCGCGGGCGGCAAGGGGCTCGCGACCTCCGGCGCCGACAGCGTGATCGTCTGGCCGTTCGCCAGCAAGGACGGCCCGATGGGCAAGGAGCCCGGCATGCTGGCGCCGCTCAAGGCCAAGGTGACGATGGTCGCCTGCCATCCCAAGCAGGATATTCTCGCCTGCGGCTATAGCGACGGCACCATCCTGATGGTGCGGATGACCGACGGCGCCGAGATCCTGGTCCGTGCCAACAAGGGCGAGCCGGTCACCGCGCTGGCCTGGAACGCGAAGGGCACGCTGCTGGCCTTCGCCGACCAGACCGGAGATGCCGGGTTGCTGGAAATCTGA